Within Candidatus Dormiibacterota bacterium, the genomic segment AGCCGTACATCCGCCGCCGGGCCATGCGCCACCTCGAGAAGGGGCGCGTGATCATCATCGCCGCCGGGACCGGGAACCCGTACTTCACGACCGACTCGGCGGCCGCGCTGCGCGCCATGGAGGTCAAGGCGGAGGTGATCCTGAAGGCCACCCAGGTCGACGGCATCTACTCCGCGGACCCGAAGAAGGAGCCGAAGGCGAGGAAATTCGAGCAGATCACCTATCTCGAAGTCCTGGAGAAGGGCCTCAAGGTGATGGACGCGACCGCCATCTCGCTGTGCATGGACAACCGGGTGCCGATCATCGTCTTCAATCTGGGTACGCGCGGCAACATCATGCGCGCGGTGATGGGAGAGAAGATCGGCTCGATCGTGAAGGAGTGAGACATGAATCTGAACGAGATCGTCCAGCGCGCCCAGCAGAAGATGAACGAGACGGCCGAGCACACGCGGCGGGATCTCTCGACCCTGCGCACCGGGCGCGCTTCGCTCGCGATCCTGGACGGGGTGGCGGTCGAGTACTACGGGACCCCGACACCCCTGAACCAGGTCGCCACCCTGACCATCCCCGACCCGACCC encodes:
- the pyrH gene encoding UMP kinase; this encodes MVREPRYRRVLLKLSGEALMGSRPFGLEFEVIRAIAEQVRDVHARGVQVAMVIGGGNIYRGLAGSSSGIDRVTGDYMGMLATVINSLAVQDALERLDVHTRVLSAIEIRQVAEPYIRRRAMRHLEKGRVIIIAAGTGNPYFTTDSAAALRAMEVKAEVILKATQVDGIYSADPKKEPKARKFEQITYLEVLEKGLKVMDATAISLCMDNRVPIIVFNLGTRGNIMRAVMGEKIGSIVKE